The Pseudocalidococcus azoricus BACA0444 genome segment TGTGTCACTAAAATCGAGGCCGATAGCACACGGCGTTTTCCGTCTACATTGCTTGTGTACTCAAATGGTTGTCTGAGCCACACCGGGTCAAGCTTCATAGACCATTCTAAAATTTGCTGATCCATCTTCTCTCGCTCTACTCTTAGCTCTTCAAAATCCGCATATAGCTCCTGCCCGATCGCTGCGACTGAGAATGGGTTGTTGGTAAAACGTCCCATCCATGCCTTATCGCCATAGAGTAAGTGATTCAATGTTCCATGAATAGACTTAAAGAAAGCACCAAGATCTTGTTTACGTTTTTCGTCAGGGATTATTGAACAAACCGAATACAGACTCTGGTTCATCCAGCAATTGTACTCAGCCATTAGTGGGTAGTAGCTATCGTCATACATACTCATCAACTTCTAATCATTGAGGTTGAACTGACTCAAATTATGCAAATGTATCTTGCGATTGCATCTCACAACGATCTTTCGATTATACCTCAACTGAGAACTCACCCTTAACTTGAGCATCGCAACCCATGGGTAATCTCTCGCTACATACTTATAGAAGAATTGCGGTCTAACTAGGTATTAGGCTGAAAGATTACACCTAAAGGGATGATTAAGGTGTTTAGGCTGAATGTCAAGCCTTTACCTAAGAAACCTATAAGGAGGAAAATACAGAAAGCTTCTGCCTAATTAATTTTTTTACCATATAGAAACTCATAAATATTATGGTTTATAAATAAATCACCATTAATTTCAAGTTATGCAAGCTGAGCCTTCTCCTAAAAAACTGCAATGTGAGGATCAGCAGCCTGTTTAGAAGAGAAAGTATTGCTAGGCCATGGGTAAGACGGTTGCAGGTTTACAGGTGAGAATCTTCCCAATAATACCCCCATCCGCCCAGGCCCTAACGCATCAGGATTCTCTGACCACTGTAGTAATGACTACTTGGCATCACGTCCCAACCCACCCTTGTCCGAATCAACCAAGTAAGCCCAAAGAAAAGATTCAAAGGATAATAGACAGCAAATCACAAGTTCTACTCCGAGAATCAGATAACTAATAATTTTGCTCAACAGATGCAGATAACCTTTGTAGCAAAAACTAAGATTTTGAGGCGTTCCAGTGTAGCGAAGTTTTTAGCTGTTATCAACATAACGATCAACTATATCCCATGTCTTTAAGAAAAGATTTTCTCTATCTTCTGAGGTCATGGATGCAACATCGCCGTGTCGTACAGGTTCGGCTGCTTTCTCTATAGATCGAATTGATT includes the following:
- a CDS encoding DinB family protein; this translates as MYDDSYYPLMAEYNCWMNQSLYSVCSIIPDEKRKQDLGAFFKSIHGTLNHLLYGDKAWMGRFTNNPFSVAAIGQELYADFEELRVEREKMDQQILEWSMKLDPVWLRQPFEYTSNVDGKRRVLSASILVTHMFNHQTHHRGQITTLIKQLGYEPGVTDIPWLPALNAVV